The following coding sequences lie in one Heyndrickxia oleronia genomic window:
- a CDS encoding MerR family transcriptional regulator, with amino-acid sequence MIHINEVAKQTKITVRTLRYYDQIGLLTVSSKTEGGHRLYTEEDLKKLQQIQFLKGMGYSLQDINDMLSDPKWNWSNSLKNQLVYIIEEQARLKSIESSLRELINSIAVEGGDDHLAIQKLIRLSLNHKSRLKTFRDSMFSDKEIELWTRLPKMSGEDPDSLEWIALIGQIKRHVNDNPATPKVQSIIRRMQEKQLEDFNDDEEFINKLWDIRKSSVQSEELGLYPIEKEVLDFLERAYEIYISSVQDSSALQGGES; translated from the coding sequence TTGATTCATATAAACGAAGTTGCCAAACAGACTAAGATTACGGTTAGAACACTTCGGTATTATGATCAGATTGGATTATTAACCGTCTCCTCTAAAACCGAAGGGGGGCATCGACTATATACAGAAGAGGATTTGAAGAAGCTCCAACAAATTCAATTTTTAAAAGGAATGGGTTACAGCTTGCAAGATATTAATGATATGCTATCTGACCCTAAATGGAATTGGAGCAATAGCTTGAAAAATCAACTGGTTTATATCATTGAAGAGCAGGCGAGATTAAAAAGTATCGAGTCGTCTCTACGGGAATTGATCAATAGTATTGCAGTAGAAGGCGGAGATGATCATCTTGCGATACAGAAACTCATTCGATTATCACTTAATCATAAATCAAGATTGAAGACCTTTAGAGACAGCATGTTTAGCGATAAAGAAATTGAACTCTGGACAAGGCTTCCCAAAATGAGTGGAGAAGATCCTGATTCATTAGAATGGATTGCTCTGATTGGTCAGATAAAACGGCATGTGAATGATAACCCTGCAACACCTAAAGTGCAAAGCATAATAAGACGAATGCAAGAAAAACAATTGGAAGATTTCAATGACGATGAGGAGTTTATCAATAAATTATGGGATATAAGAAAGTCCTCAGTGCAATCCGAAGAGCTTGGACTTTATCCGATCGAAAAAGAAGTTCTTGATTTCCTGGAACGGGCATATGAAATTTATATTTCTTCCGTACAAGACTCTTCCGCCCTTCAAGGAGGAGAATCATGA
- a CDS encoding L-lactate dehydrogenase, with translation MNKEKVNRIVLVGTGAVGCSYAYSLINQGVAEELVLIDVNEAKAEGEAMDLNHGMPFAPSPIRVWSGSYQDCATADLVVITAGLAQKPGETRLELVEKNTKIFKQIVKSIMESGFNGIFLVATNPVDILTYLTWKESGLPKERVIGSGTVLDSARLRSALGKYFNVDTRNVHAAIIGEHGDTELPIWSHAMIGIEHLNAVLKRKGDLKKECLDEIFVNVRDAAYQIIERKGATYYGIGMSLVRITKAILNNENSILTVSAYLNGEYGQSDVYIGVPAVINRSGIREVVEIELNEKETEQFNHSVSVLKETMQPVI, from the coding sequence GTGAATAAAGAAAAAGTAAATCGTATTGTATTAGTTGGAACAGGTGCTGTAGGTTGTAGTTATGCCTATTCTCTTATTAACCAGGGCGTGGCGGAGGAGCTAGTCTTAATCGATGTTAATGAAGCAAAAGCTGAAGGTGAAGCGATGGATCTTAATCATGGAATGCCTTTCGCACCCTCACCTATACGTGTATGGAGTGGTTCTTATCAAGATTGTGCGACTGCCGACCTAGTTGTTATCACTGCTGGATTGGCACAGAAGCCAGGGGAAACCCGTTTGGAATTAGTCGAAAAAAATACGAAAATATTTAAGCAAATTGTAAAAAGCATTATGGAAAGTGGATTTAATGGGATATTCTTAGTTGCAACAAATCCAGTGGATATTTTAACCTATTTGACTTGGAAAGAATCGGGTCTACCAAAGGAACGTGTAATTGGTTCTGGGACAGTATTAGACTCTGCGCGTCTAAGATCTGCGCTAGGAAAGTATTTCAATGTAGATACAAGAAATGTTCATGCAGCCATTATCGGTGAACATGGAGATACAGAGCTTCCAATTTGGAGCCATGCAATGATCGGAATTGAGCACCTCAATGCAGTATTGAAGCGTAAGGGAGATTTAAAAAAAGAATGTTTAGATGAAATCTTTGTAAATGTCCGTGATGCGGCCTATCAGATCATTGAGAGAAAAGGGGCAACATATTATGGGATAGGAATGTCTCTCGTTCGGATTACAAAAGCAATCCTTAATAATGAAAACAGCATTTTGACAGTATCCGCTTATCTTAACGGAGAATATGGACAAAGTGATGTATATATTGGAGTTCCTGCTGTCATTAACCGTTCCGGCATTCGCGAAGTAGTTGAGATTGAGCTAAATGAAAAGGAAACAGAACAATTTAATCATTCAGTTTCTGTGTTAAAAGAAACGATGCAGCCTGTGATTTAA
- a CDS encoding DUF4097 family beta strand repeat-containing protein, producing the protein MNKYYICLLMVGILFLSACSSNEQEDLQTVAIKGIENLNIDHGSTTLVVESADIESFQASWLNSDGPGIVIHEEKGAINIRLKSDFKEIVNIGKMPQLSVRIPIDYEGKVSINGSSGNANIKNLYTKKLNIKGKSGNVSLDYLEINNDIDVSVKSGNILLNLDNKDSNIHWLLQSGSGRRSVAIPMENRQQSNRKTQGQTGDGSFNVQLQTTSGNITIK; encoded by the coding sequence ATGAATAAATACTATATTTGTCTGCTAATGGTAGGTATTCTTTTTCTAAGTGCTTGTAGTTCTAATGAACAAGAAGATTTGCAAACTGTGGCAATTAAGGGAATAGAAAACCTCAACATTGATCATGGGAGCACAACATTAGTAGTAGAATCAGCGGATATAGAGTCATTTCAAGCTTCCTGGCTCAATAGTGATGGACCTGGAATTGTTATTCATGAGGAGAAAGGAGCAATCAATATTCGGTTAAAGAGTGACTTTAAAGAAATAGTAAATATCGGAAAAATGCCTCAGCTATCCGTTCGCATTCCAATTGATTATGAGGGAAAAGTATCGATTAACGGTTCTTCAGGCAATGCAAACATAAAAAATCTGTATACAAAAAAACTTAATATTAAAGGAAAAAGTGGTAATGTATCGCTAGACTATTTAGAAATAAATAATGACATTGATGTTTCTGTCAAAAGTGGCAACATTCTTTTAAATCTTGATAACAAAGACTCCAATATACATTGGCTTTTGCAATCTGGTAGTGGAAGACGATCTGTTGCTATTCCTATGGAAAATCGTCAACAAAGTAACAGAAAGACACAGGGACAAACGGGGGATGGTTCATTTAATGTGCAACTCCAAACCACTTCTGGAAATATAACAATTAAATAA
- a CDS encoding ankyrin repeat domain-containing protein — MIVLKDIGKFEELPEIAMHIYHGNIPALHAAITAGWDIEEGIVLSKRTTLSPLDLALVLQRREVVKLLVEHGVNLNVHHNPAFLRAVRYCKEDIVRYIAAQGAKLDKLNQTGLGAYSQAYYGNKNNIPLIHELGLDIKLHGGPVLREAVSDHDLKTLKYLLDHGVDINYNKPDMVYPYQATPLTVAVRMGNLAMVKFLIERGADVTLAEKGGERPYTIAVSNKHTVLADYLKSLEPAEIHNLENKKHELKKYKLPDELVTFLTGDELRLELAQNEFEIGYIDFFTLTDTIEMKLGGQKLLRISADIDNYSDLQLVWNPKKKGQIGCYDVEHQTYADLCSFTEFRAQPEMYLIKFLEGEL; from the coding sequence ATGATTGTTCTGAAAGATATCGGGAAGTTTGAGGAACTGCCGGAAATCGCCATGCATATTTACCATGGAAATATTCCAGCTTTGCATGCTGCAATTACAGCGGGTTGGGATATTGAGGAAGGCATTGTACTTAGTAAACGTACTACATTAAGCCCTTTGGATTTGGCGCTTGTATTGCAGAGAAGGGAAGTTGTAAAGCTGCTAGTAGAGCACGGGGTCAATCTGAATGTCCATCATAATCCGGCATTTTTGCGAGCTGTCCGCTATTGCAAGGAAGACATCGTTAGGTACATTGCAGCACAAGGTGCCAAGTTGGATAAGCTCAATCAAACAGGTTTAGGAGCATATTCACAGGCCTACTATGGCAACAAAAACAATATCCCGCTTATTCATGAGTTGGGATTAGATATCAAGCTGCATGGCGGCCCTGTATTGCGTGAAGCCGTATCGGACCATGACCTTAAGACACTCAAGTATTTGCTCGATCATGGAGTGGACATCAATTATAATAAGCCCGATATGGTCTATCCTTATCAAGCGACTCCGTTAACCGTTGCCGTGCGTATGGGGAATTTGGCCATGGTCAAATTTTTGATTGAACGCGGGGCGGATGTTACTTTAGCAGAAAAGGGCGGCGAGAGGCCTTATACGATTGCCGTCAGTAATAAGCATACAGTCTTGGCTGACTATTTAAAATCGCTAGAGCCGGCTGAAATACATAATCTAGAAAACAAGAAGCATGAGCTGAAAAAATATAAATTACCCGATGAACTGGTAACTTTTCTTACCGGAGACGAGCTCCGTCTTGAGCTGGCGCAAAATGAATTTGAAATCGGGTATATCGACTTTTTTACATTGACCGATACGATTGAAATGAAACTCGGCGGACAAAAGCTGCTGCGCATATCAGCTGATATAGACAATTACTCTGATCTCCAGCTAGTTTGGAATCCGAAGAAAAAAGGTCAGATAGGCTGTTATGACGTGGAGCATCAGACTTATGCAGATTTATGCAGCTTTACAGAGTTCCGTGCGCAGCCTGAAATGTACCTCATTAAGTTTCTTGAGGGAGAGTTGTAA
- a CDS encoding VOC family protein — MKKTFIEQVHYIRIPVRDLDQSAKWYEEVLGLQLLTITDDPFAIIKVNDGPFLVILVPIDDETYAHFTVNGEPAFSIGFTSPELIKFHQHLIDNGVKVEDIKEDNGHAYFHFFDPSGNKLQVYW, encoded by the coding sequence ATGAAAAAAACGTTTATTGAACAAGTTCATTACATAAGAATTCCGGTAAGAGATTTAGACCAATCAGCTAAATGGTATGAAGAGGTGTTAGGATTACAACTGTTAACCATCACTGATGACCCTTTTGCAATTATTAAAGTGAATGATGGACCATTTTTAGTTATTTTAGTACCCATTGATGATGAAACTTATGCTCATTTTACTGTTAATGGTGAACCAGCTTTCAGCATTGGCTTTACAAGTCCTGAATTAATTAAATTTCACCAGCATCTAATTGATAATGGAGTCAAAGTTGAGGATATAAAAGAAGATAATGGGCATGCATATTTCCATTTTTTTGATCCAAGTGGTAATAAACTTCAAGTATACTGGTAG
- a CDS encoding GAP family protein: MSIELLFMVGGLALLDMMSPAALGVTVYLLLNEKERLSSRLMIYLFTVAGFYFLVGVFLMLGLDVVMTAFSSIFQNRIVSWVMLIIGGILFIASFYYPKSKKTDLPRPKSNSNAAMVALGFTTSLIEVGTAFPYFAAIGLMTTSNLAAFQWLPILAGYNFIMVLPPLIVFTLYLLLGRVMQKPLEMLRIKLSKHSGAAISWIMCIVGLILIFNSLDYL, translated from the coding sequence ATGAGCATTGAATTGCTTTTTATGGTAGGAGGATTAGCTCTATTAGATATGATGAGCCCTGCTGCTTTAGGGGTAACGGTATATTTACTGTTAAATGAAAAAGAGCGATTAAGTTCACGCTTAATGATCTATTTATTTACAGTTGCAGGATTTTATTTTTTAGTAGGCGTTTTTCTTATGTTAGGTCTGGATGTTGTAATGACTGCTTTCTCCTCCATCTTTCAAAATCGGATCGTAAGTTGGGTAATGTTGATTATTGGTGGGATTCTGTTTATAGCCAGCTTTTACTATCCTAAGAGTAAAAAAACAGATTTGCCAAGACCAAAGTCCAACAGTAATGCAGCCATGGTTGCACTCGGGTTCACGACATCATTGATCGAAGTAGGTACAGCATTTCCTTATTTTGCTGCGATTGGTCTTATGACTACATCAAATTTAGCTGCATTTCAGTGGCTCCCGATTTTGGCAGGTTATAATTTCATTATGGTGCTGCCACCATTGATCGTGTTTACGTTATATTTATTATTAGGACGAGTGATGCAAAAACCGCTCGAAATGCTTCGAATCAAGCTTTCGAAGCATTCAGGAGCGGCTATTTCTTGGATTATGTGTATTGTGGGATTGATTTTGATTTTTAATAGTTTGGACTATCTGTAG
- a CDS encoding GerAB/ArcD/ProY family transporter, with product MKSNISFVNAYIAYFIIHTSQIGMGILGVPRIVFLEAKQDAWISVLLSGLFISVIIWMIINILGKYENYNLYEIHENLFGRFIGSIINTFMVIYFIAAHYSIIIAYVELSLTWGYEGVDEWVGVLVLLLVTIYAVSGGFRVIAGICFISFLMTIWLLFVFYQPLESINFTRILPVMSATPAQIMKGVFKTSITMLGFETLFFIFPFIKEKKKLLFFSQLAIWFTTLIVFITTVISILFFSPKELEIHIWPVVSMISAVHFPFLERFEFIAVPLWILVIFPNLCLYLFISSKGVKQIFHLKQKHGIWLISIIIFITSFFVTKRVDNNLLFDQVGHVGFYLWFIYPILLYFISIIKSKIFSHS from the coding sequence ATGAAATCAAATATTAGTTTTGTAAACGCCTATATTGCTTACTTTATCATTCACACTTCACAAATCGGAATGGGCATACTTGGCGTCCCTAGAATTGTTTTTCTTGAAGCTAAGCAAGATGCCTGGATCAGTGTTCTACTATCTGGACTATTCATTAGTGTTATCATTTGGATGATAATTAACATCCTTGGTAAATATGAAAACTATAATCTTTATGAAATACACGAGAATTTATTTGGCCGCTTTATAGGCAGTATCATCAATACCTTTATGGTTATTTACTTTATTGCAGCACATTACTCTATCATCATCGCTTATGTTGAATTGTCCCTGACATGGGGATATGAAGGAGTTGATGAATGGGTAGGTGTTTTAGTGCTATTATTAGTAACCATTTATGCCGTATCTGGCGGATTCAGAGTAATTGCAGGGATATGTTTCATATCCTTCTTAATGACTATATGGCTGTTATTTGTTTTTTATCAACCACTTGAATCGATAAACTTCACTAGAATTTTGCCCGTCATGTCTGCAACCCCAGCACAAATAATGAAAGGAGTATTTAAAACCAGTATTACAATGTTAGGTTTTGAAACTTTATTTTTTATTTTTCCATTTATAAAGGAGAAAAAAAAGCTGCTTTTTTTCAGTCAATTAGCAATCTGGTTTACTACACTTATTGTATTTATAACAACTGTTATTTCGATATTATTTTTTAGTCCAAAGGAATTAGAAATACATATTTGGCCTGTGGTCAGTATGATAAGCGCGGTCCATTTTCCATTTCTTGAGCGGTTTGAATTTATTGCCGTTCCATTATGGATATTGGTTATTTTTCCAAATTTATGTTTATACCTGTTCATTTCTTCAAAAGGAGTAAAACAAATATTTCATTTAAAACAAAAACATGGTATATGGCTAATCTCAATAATCATTTTTATCACGAGTTTTTTTGTCACCAAAAGAGTCGACAATAACCTTTTGTTTGATCAAGTTGGTCATGTCGGCTTTTACCTATGGTTTATCTATCCAATCTTGTTATATTTCATTTCAATCATTAAATCTAAAATTTTTTCACATTCTTAA
- a CDS encoding iron-hydroxamate ABC transporter substrate-binding protein: MKKLIIPFILILVLILSACGNATKSQSVGDASKGGKSKMITYQSENGPIKVPAHPKRVVVLTGNAGDLISLGVNIVGVDEWAKKSPLFNDQLKDVPAVSDESLEKIIELKPDLIIGSNDNKNLDKLKQIAPTVTYTYNKVDYLTQHLEIGKLVNKEKEAQNWIDDFKKRANTVGNEIKAKIGENSTVTVMESYDKDMGIFGDSWGRGTEVLYKAIGLKMPDKVKEMTSKEGYYMISSEVLPDYVEDYLIVSKYNDQDNSYQQTDLYKGMPAVKNNHVIEVDGNAFMFNDSLTLDYQLKYFEEHFLK, translated from the coding sequence TTGAAAAAATTAATTATACCTTTCATTTTAATTTTGGTTCTTATTCTTAGTGCCTGTGGCAATGCCACAAAGAGCCAGTCAGTAGGTGATGCAAGTAAAGGGGGCAAAAGCAAAATGATTACATACCAATCTGAAAATGGCCCTATTAAAGTACCTGCCCATCCGAAAAGAGTAGTCGTTTTGACTGGCAATGCAGGCGATTTAATTTCACTTGGTGTTAATATCGTAGGCGTGGATGAATGGGCTAAGAAAAGTCCATTATTTAATGATCAATTAAAAGATGTTCCAGCAGTTTCAGATGAGAGCTTGGAGAAAATTATTGAATTAAAACCAGATTTAATTATTGGATCAAATGATAATAAAAACCTTGATAAGTTAAAACAAATAGCTCCAACAGTTACCTATACTTATAATAAAGTAGATTATTTAACACAGCATTTAGAAATTGGAAAGTTGGTTAATAAAGAGAAAGAAGCTCAAAACTGGATTGATGACTTCAAAAAACGTGCAAATACTGTTGGAAATGAAATTAAAGCAAAAATTGGCGAAAATTCAACGGTAACTGTAATGGAAAGTTATGATAAAGATATGGGTATTTTTGGCGATAGTTGGGGAAGAGGCACAGAAGTTCTTTATAAAGCAATAGGTCTGAAAATGCCTGATAAAGTAAAGGAAATGACAAGTAAAGAAGGTTACTACATGATTTCCTCTGAGGTATTACCGGACTATGTTGAGGACTACTTAATTGTTAGTAAATACAATGACCAAGATAATTCCTATCAACAGACGGATTTATATAAAGGAATGCCCGCTGTGAAGAACAACCATGTAATTGAAGTGGATGGAAATGCCTTTATGTTTAACGATTCTTTAACTTTAGATTACCAATTGAAATATTTTGAAGAGCACTTTTTAAAATAG
- a CDS encoding TetR/AcrR family transcriptional regulator: MANEDRRILRTRKNLKKAMLELLKEEEFKEISITKIAEVAHCNRVTFYSHYENSTQLLADIFHDYLDELAQYYKESFKGKKTFSLADSTQSIPIFEFVFNNQFVFSLMLMGEVIPGSQNIFCETISAISRNDLELKDGVWFDIEAVNYYETYAFLGLFIYWIQEGFKSSPEEMAKRLSYLYTTTLGEIIVKNKE, translated from the coding sequence GTGGCAAATGAAGATCGTCGAATCTTAAGAACGCGAAAAAACTTAAAGAAAGCAATGTTGGAGCTATTAAAGGAAGAGGAATTTAAGGAAATTTCTATTACTAAAATTGCAGAGGTTGCTCACTGCAATAGGGTTACATTTTATTCCCATTATGAGAACAGTACGCAGCTTTTAGCAGATATTTTTCATGATTATTTAGATGAGCTAGCACAGTATTATAAAGAAAGTTTTAAAGGGAAAAAGACATTCTCTTTAGCTGACTCCACCCAAAGTATTCCAATCTTTGAATTTGTATTTAATAACCAATTTGTGTTTTCTCTCATGTTAATGGGGGAAGTAATCCCAGGTTCACAAAATATTTTTTGCGAAACTATTTCGGCTATTAGCCGCAACGATTTAGAATTGAAAGATGGTGTATGGTTCGATATAGAAGCAGTCAACTATTATGAAACCTATGCCTTTTTAGGTTTGTTTATCTACTGGATTCAAGAAGGGTTTAAAAGTTCCCCTGAGGAAATGGCGAAAAGACTATCATACCTATACACAACAACATTAGGTGAAATCATCGTTAAAAATAAAGAGTAA
- a CDS encoding glucose 1-dehydrogenase: MTRLEGKVAIITGAAQGMGASHARRFVAEGAKVVITDLNEEKGTALASELGENVLFVKQNVTSAEDWAAVVAKAEEKFGPVNVLVNNAGITMAKSILETTEEEYRRIVDINQVSVFLGMKNVIPSMQKVGGGSIVNISSINGIVGGAVGYTDTKFAVRGMTKAAAMECSHYGIRVNSVHPGVIATPMVVQEDTKAAVEEFAKHIPLKRVAQPEEVTNLVLYLASDESSYSTGAEFIVDGGITAM, translated from the coding sequence ATGACTCGTTTAGAAGGTAAAGTAGCAATTATTACAGGTGCTGCCCAAGGTATGGGAGCATCTCACGCAAGACGCTTTGTTGCAGAAGGTGCAAAAGTTGTTATAACAGATTTAAATGAAGAAAAAGGTACCGCTTTAGCCAGTGAATTAGGTGAAAATGTTTTATTTGTAAAACAAAATGTTACTAGTGCAGAAGATTGGGCAGCTGTTGTTGCGAAGGCTGAAGAAAAATTTGGGCCAGTCAATGTATTAGTAAATAACGCAGGTATTACAATGGCGAAATCTATACTTGAAACGACAGAGGAAGAATACCGTCGCATTGTGGATATTAACCAAGTATCTGTCTTTTTAGGAATGAAAAATGTTATTCCATCTATGCAAAAAGTGGGTGGCGGTTCAATTGTTAACATTTCTTCAATCAATGGTATTGTTGGGGGTGCTGTTGGTTACACAGATACTAAATTTGCTGTTCGTGGCATGACAAAAGCGGCTGCAATGGAATGCTCACATTATGGCATCCGTGTTAACTCAGTACATCCTGGTGTTATCGCCACACCTATGGTTGTGCAAGAGGATACAAAAGCAGCTGTAGAGGAATTTGCTAAACATATTCCTTTAAAACGAGTTGCACAACCAGAAGAAGTAACAAATCTTGTGCTTTATTTAGCTTCTGATGAATCAAGCTACTCAACTGGTGCTGAATTTATTGTAGATGGCGGCATCACTGCAATGTAA
- a CDS encoding spore germination protein: MANTPNINNCPNYKKIKYILNQSPDLLCRTIEVAGDCLEIVFMKNLIKAETVNEYVIKFIQQLPKKDITYSYLMKNIPIDEVKIDFKEQEIISSLLNGFVYIYLLKENKALLVNCANPIERSIEKAETESLVYGPKISFTESLSSNIKIIRQNLNNSNLCTDELEIGEHVKKKLRIIYIKDLTDEDILKTLKQKLENITIDDISDSSVLAQCLEDNHYSFFPQFIMTELPDRFLYSILNGRVGILLDRSPVSIIGPANFFSFFESTEDIYLRWSLSTFIRFIRFLAMAGSLFFTAFYVAILTYHFELIPSKLLIVIGQSRSQVPFPPLLEAILMELLIELLREAGARLPSKVGQTMGIVGGIVIGQATVEAGLTSNILIIIVAFSALGAFLAPIYEMGTAIRIARFPFIILAGVWGLNGIMIGVCVLVVHLLKLTSLNRPYLAPLYPFRIKDLKYFLIRLPHHFYRKRPVVNRPLNVFRIGWKFKKTENDLDEF; the protein is encoded by the coding sequence ATGGCAAACACACCAAATATCAATAACTGCCCAAATTATAAAAAAATTAAATATATCCTCAACCAATCACCAGATTTACTTTGCAGGACAATTGAGGTCGCTGGAGATTGTCTGGAAATTGTCTTTATGAAAAATTTAATTAAGGCTGAAACAGTTAATGAATATGTTATTAAATTCATTCAACAGCTGCCCAAAAAAGATATAACCTATTCTTATTTAATGAAGAATATCCCTATTGACGAGGTAAAGATTGACTTTAAGGAACAAGAAATTATTTCTTCACTTTTAAATGGATTTGTTTATATTTACTTATTAAAAGAAAATAAAGCCCTTTTAGTAAATTGTGCTAATCCAATTGAAAGATCCATCGAGAAAGCAGAAACTGAATCTTTGGTATACGGCCCTAAAATTTCGTTTACAGAATCATTGTCTTCTAATATAAAAATTATCAGACAAAATCTAAATAATTCTAATTTGTGTACGGATGAATTAGAAATAGGAGAACATGTTAAGAAGAAATTAAGAATTATTTACATTAAAGATTTAACGGATGAAGACATACTAAAAACACTTAAGCAGAAGCTTGAAAATATTACAATTGATGATATAAGTGACAGTTCAGTTTTGGCACAGTGTCTTGAAGATAATCATTATTCTTTTTTTCCTCAGTTTATCATGACAGAGCTGCCCGATCGATTTCTCTATTCTATTTTAAATGGACGGGTTGGTATCCTATTAGATCGAAGCCCAGTGTCTATTATTGGGCCTGCTAATTTTTTTTCGTTTTTTGAATCAACAGAAGATATTTATTTACGCTGGTCTTTGAGTACTTTCATAAGATTTATACGGTTCTTGGCTATGGCTGGATCACTGTTCTTTACAGCATTCTATGTTGCAATCCTTACCTATCACTTTGAACTTATACCATCTAAATTGTTAATTGTCATTGGGCAATCACGTTCACAAGTTCCATTTCCCCCTTTACTAGAAGCAATATTAATGGAATTATTAATTGAATTACTTAGAGAGGCAGGGGCACGTCTTCCATCAAAAGTAGGTCAAACAATGGGGATTGTTGGAGGGATTGTTATTGGTCAAGCAACTGTTGAGGCTGGCTTAACTAGCAATATTTTAATTATTATCGTGGCATTTAGTGCATTAGGGGCCTTTTTAGCTCCAATTTATGAGATGGGGACTGCTATAAGAATTGCCAGATTTCCTTTCATTATTCTAGCAGGTGTTTGGGGTTTGAATGGGATTATGATTGGTGTCTGTGTACTGGTTGTCCACTTGTTAAAGTTGACATCCTTAAATAGACCTTATCTTGCACCTCTATACCCGTTTAGGATAAAGGATTTAAAATACTTTCTCATACGGCTTCCACATCATTTTTATAGGAAACGTCCTGTTGTCAATCGTCCATTAAACGTATTCCGGATAGGATGGAAATTTAAAAAAACAGAAAACGATTTAGATGAATTTTGA
- a CDS encoding GNAT family N-acetyltransferase: MSVIMYSEMVKPVSPLPLPLGYSIRAFRPGDESIWAKIETLAREFPNEEAALQRFHAEFLDCESDLRQRCFFLQNSEGEAIGTIMAWYGEYEGRRIGRIHWVAIIPDYQGKKLANPLLTYALSEINKYHQEAYLTTQKHNDRAILLYEKYGFKAIETPN, encoded by the coding sequence ATGAGTGTAATTATGTATTCTGAAATGGTGAAGCCAGTTAGCCCGCTTCCTTTGCCACTGGGCTATTCAATTCGGGCATTTCGACCCGGAGATGAAAGTATTTGGGCTAAAATTGAAACACTTGCAAGGGAGTTTCCGAACGAAGAAGCTGCTTTACAACGCTTCCATGCTGAGTTTCTCGATTGTGAATCCGATCTTCGACAACGCTGCTTTTTCTTACAAAATTCAGAAGGCGAAGCAATCGGTACGATTATGGCTTGGTATGGGGAGTATGAAGGTCGAAGGATTGGACGCATTCACTGGGTCGCAATCATCCCAGATTATCAAGGCAAAAAGCTTGCCAATCCATTGTTAACCTATGCCTTATCTGAGATAAACAAGTACCATCAAGAAGCTTATTTAACAACACAAAAACATAATGATAGAGCCATTCTTTTATATGAAAAATATGGATTTAAAGCGATTGAAACGCCTAATTAA